Proteins found in one Populus alba chromosome 14, ASM523922v2, whole genome shotgun sequence genomic segment:
- the LOC118059338 gene encoding metal tolerance protein 4, with protein sequence MEDMNSGYLSPKEPLLNVNERCGLGGGNSYHSLKTGFLSRLPDKVRTVLDVESSFHFNVSKTKGLSKDEKEYYEKQFATLKSFQDVDTLMTTDSSDEEDDEEQVQAEKAMKISNYANIVLLVFKVYATIRTGSIAIAASTLDSLLDLMAGGILWFTHISMKNINIYKYPIGKLRMQPVGIIIFAAVMATLGLQILIQAAEELIKDETRKKMSSNQLLWLNIIMISATVVKLALWIYCRSSGNSIVRAYAKDHYFDVVTNVVGLAAAVLGDKYYWWIDPAGAILLAVYTITNWSETVIENAVSLVGQTAPPEVLQKLTYLVTRHPQVKRVDTVRAYTFGVLYFVEVDIELPEELPLKEAHAIGETLQDKIEKLPEVERAFVHLDFECEHKPEHSVLSRLPNS encoded by the exons ATGGAGGATATGAATTCTGGTTATTTGAGTCCTAAAGAGCCATTGTTGAATGTTAATGAGCGTTGTGGACTGGGTGGAGGTAACTCGTACCACTCACTAAAGACTGGATTTTTATCAAGATTGCCCGATAAGGTTCGGACTGTTCTTGATGTCGAATCTTCTTTTCACTTTAATGTCTCTAAAACTAAAGGGCTTAGCAAAG ATGAAAAGGAGTACTACGAAAAACAATTTGCGACGTTAAAATCCTTCCAGGATGTTGATACTTTGATGACAACTGATTCGagcgatgaagaagatgatgaagaacaagTGCAAGCTGAAAAGGCTATGAAGATCTCTAATTATGCCAACATTGTGCTTTTGGTGTTTAAG GTTTATGCTACAATAAGGACAGGATCCATAGCAATTGCTGCCTCCACATTAGATTCTTTGCTTGATCTCATGGCTGGTGGGATACTCTGGTTCACTCACATAtccatgaaaaacataaatatctACAAGTACCCTATTGGAAAATTAAGGATGCAGCCAGTGGGAATAATCATCTTTGCTGCTGTCATGGCCACTCTTG GTCTTCAGATACTGATCCAAGCTGCTGAAGaattaataaaagatgaaaCACGTAAGAAGATGTCTTCAAATCAACTGTTATGGCTTAACATAATCATGATAAGTGCTACTGTGGTGAAACTGGCACTTTGGATTTACTGTAGAAGCTCAGGAAATAGTATAGTTCGTGCCTATGCAAAG GATCACTATTTTGATGTGGTGACGAATGTGGTAGGATTAGCTGCCGCTGTTCTTGGGGATAAATACTACTGGTGGATTGACCCTGCTGGTGCTATTCTTCTTGCTGTTTACACAATTACAAATTGGTCTGAAACTGTCATTGAAAATGCAG TTTCTCTTGTTGGGCAAACAGCTCCACCTGAAGTCCTGCAGAAATTGACATATCTTGTCACAAGGCACCCTCAAGTCAAGCGTGTAGACACAGTCCGTGCTTATACCTTTGGTGTTCTTTATTTTGTAGAG GTTGACATTGAACTTCCAGAGGAACTGCCTCTAAAGGAAGCACATGCTATTGGAGAGACATTGCAGGACAAGATTGAAAAACTCCCGGAGGTTGAGCGGGCATTTGTTCATCTTGATTTCGAATGCGAACACAAACCAGAGCACTCTGTTCTCAGCAGGTTACCCAACAGTTAG
- the LOC118059289 gene encoding casein kinase 1-like protein HD16 isoform X2, with protein sequence MLLSLIRVFIIFLSKVQVGGSPLYRIERKLGKGGFGQVFVGRRANGGNERATGSGAMEVALKFEHRNSKGCNYGPPYEWQVYNTLGGSHGVPRVHYKGRQGDYYVMVMDMLGPSLWDVWNSSGQTMSSEMVACIAAESLSILEKMHSRGYVHGDVKPENFLLGQPSTHQEKKLFLVDLGLATKWKDSSTGQHVEYDQRPDMFRGTVRYASVHAHLGRTASRRDDLESLAYTLIFLHKGRLPWQGYQGDNKSFLVCKKKMATSPEMLCCFCPPAFRQFFEIVVNMKFDEEPNYSKLISLFESLIGPNPAIRPINTEGAQKIICQVGQKRGRLNIEEEEDDGQPKKKVRLGVPATQWISIYNAKPPMKQRYHYNVADGRLGQHVERGIADGLLISCVASSSNLWALIMDAGTNFTSQVYELSPFFLHKEWIMEQWEKNYYISSIAGSNNGSSLVVMSKGTQYTQQSYKVSDSFPFKWINKKWREGFYVTSMATAGTRWGVVMSRNAGFSDQVVELDFLYPSEGIHRRWDTGFRITSTAATFDQAALILSVPKRKPGDETQETLRTSLFPSTHVKEKWAKNLYLACLCYGRTVS encoded by the exons ATGCTCCTTTCCCTGATAAG AgtgtttattattttcttatccaAGGTTCAAGTGGGAGGGTCACCTTTATATAGGATAGAAAGGAAGTTGGGGAAAGGTGGTTTTGGTCAGGTGTTTGTTGGTCGTCGTGCTAATGGTGGAAATGAACGTGCGACGGGTTCTGGTGCCATGGAG GTGGCCCTGAAATTTGAGCACAGAAACAGCAAAGGCTGTAATTATGGCCCTCCGTATGAATGGCAAGTTTACAA CACACTTGGTGGTAGTCATGGTGTGCCAAGAGTACACTATAAAGGAAGGCAAGGAGACTATTATGTAATG GTTATGGACATGTTGGGCCCTAGCCTCTGGGATGTATGGAATTCTTCTGGGCAGAC GATGTCCTCAGAAATGGTAGCTTGTATTGCAGCTGAGTCTCTCTCAATTTTGGAGAAGATGCACTCAAGAGG CTATGTGCATGGAGATGTAAAGCCTGAAAACTTTTTACTTGGTCAGCCATCTACACATCAAGAGAAGAAGTTATTTCTTGTTGACCTTGGATTAG CAACAAAGTGGAAAGACAGCAGTACTGGACAACATGTTGAATATGATCAGCGCCCTGATATGTTTAG GGGAACTGTTCGATATGCTAGTGTTCATGCTCATTTGGGAAGAACTGCCAGTAGGAGAGATGATCTTGAATCTCTTGCTTATACACTCATCTTCCTTCACAAAGGCAGATTGCCATGGCAGGGCTACCAG GGTGACAATAAGTCCTTCTTGGTTTGCAAAAAGAAGATGGCAACATCTCCAGAGATGCTGTGCTGCTTCTGTCCTCCTGCTTTCAGACAGTTTTTTGAAATCGTGGTGAATATGAAATTTGACGAGGAGCCCAACTATTCAAAGTTAATATCTTTGTTTGAGAGCTTGATAGGACCAAATCCAGCTATAAGACCAATAAACACAGAAGGTGCTCAAAAG atcatttgtcaagttGGTCAAAAACGTGGTAGGCTGAATATcgaggaggaagaagatgatgggcAACCTAAGAAGAAAGTCCGTCTTGGAGTTCCTGCTACGCAATGGATTTCTATTTACAATGCTAAGCCACCAATGAAACAGAG GTACCATTATAATGTTGCTGATGGAAGGCTGGGTCAACATGTGGAGAGAGGAATTGCTGATGGTCTGCTTATAAGCTGTGTTGCATCTTCTTCCAATCTTTGGGCATTAATAATGGATGCTGGAACTAATTTTACAAGCCAAGTTTATGAACTATCACCTTTTTTCTTACACAAG GAATGGATAATGGAACAATGGGAGAAGAACTATTACATCAGTTCCATCGCTGGTTCTAACAATGGAAGCTCTCTCGTGGTGATGTCCAAAG GCACTCAATACACTCAACAGTCTTACAAAGTAAGTGATTCTTTTCCCTTTAAGTGGATAAACAAGAAGTGGAGAGAAGGGTTTTATGTGACTTCAATGGCTACTGCTGGAACCCGCTGGGGTGTTGTCATGTCACGCAATGCAGGCTTCAGTGATCAG GTTGTGGAGCTTGATTTTCTGTATCCAAGTGAGGGCATTCACAGAAGATGGGATACTGGCTTTAGAATTACATCAACTGCTGCAACCTTTGATCAAGCTGCTCTCATCTTGAGTGTCCCTAAGCGCAAACCTGGAGATGAAACCCAGGAAACTTTACGCACATCTCTATTTCCAAGCACTCATGTTAAG GAAAAGTGGGCCAAGAACCTCTATCTTGCGTGTTTGTGCTATGGGAGGACGGtttcttaa
- the LOC118059289 gene encoding casein kinase 1-like protein HD16 isoform X1 — MPELRRNRARLARNQQQQKQTDPPVARKYVKTRAAVAREAKKRPRTRLEAKRLKEKEEEGDNSNRNRNSNRRVEEEEEEGKRVILISESDKKGKNLLVDLEEEEKVERLKGPMADDSGGLSANKAVGQEEEGNNAPFPDKVQVGGSPLYRIERKLGKGGFGQVFVGRRANGGNERATGSGAMEVALKFEHRNSKGCNYGPPYEWQVYNTLGGSHGVPRVHYKGRQGDYYVMVMDMLGPSLWDVWNSSGQTMSSEMVACIAAESLSILEKMHSRGYVHGDVKPENFLLGQPSTHQEKKLFLVDLGLATKWKDSSTGQHVEYDQRPDMFRGTVRYASVHAHLGRTASRRDDLESLAYTLIFLHKGRLPWQGYQGDNKSFLVCKKKMATSPEMLCCFCPPAFRQFFEIVVNMKFDEEPNYSKLISLFESLIGPNPAIRPINTEGAQKIICQVGQKRGRLNIEEEEDDGQPKKKVRLGVPATQWISIYNAKPPMKQRYHYNVADGRLGQHVERGIADGLLISCVASSSNLWALIMDAGTNFTSQVYELSPFFLHKEWIMEQWEKNYYISSIAGSNNGSSLVVMSKGTQYTQQSYKVSDSFPFKWINKKWREGFYVTSMATAGTRWGVVMSRNAGFSDQVVELDFLYPSEGIHRRWDTGFRITSTAATFDQAALILSVPKRKPGDETQETLRTSLFPSTHVKEKWAKNLYLACLCYGRTVS; from the exons ATGCCTGAGCTTAGAAGAAATCGCGCAAGGTTAGCGCGAAATCAACAACAACAGAAGCAAACAGACCCTCCAGTTGCGAGAAAATACGTGAAGACCCGTGCTGCTGTAGCTAGAGAAGCGAAGAAGAGACCGAGAACAAGATTGGAAGCGAAAAGGTTgaaagagaaggaagaagaaggtgaTAATAGTAATAGGAATAGGAATAGTAATAGAAGagttgaggaggaggaggaggagggtaaAAGGGTAATTTTGATATCAGAGAGCGATAAGAAAGGAAAGAATTTGCTGGTtgatcttgaagaagaagagaaagttgAAAGATTGAAAGGTCCAATGGCTGATGATAGTGGAGGTTTAAGTGCTAATAAAGCTGTTGGCCAAGAAGAGGAGGGGAACAATGCTCCTTTCCCTGATAAG GTTCAAGTGGGAGGGTCACCTTTATATAGGATAGAAAGGAAGTTGGGGAAAGGTGGTTTTGGTCAGGTGTTTGTTGGTCGTCGTGCTAATGGTGGAAATGAACGTGCGACGGGTTCTGGTGCCATGGAG GTGGCCCTGAAATTTGAGCACAGAAACAGCAAAGGCTGTAATTATGGCCCTCCGTATGAATGGCAAGTTTACAA CACACTTGGTGGTAGTCATGGTGTGCCAAGAGTACACTATAAAGGAAGGCAAGGAGACTATTATGTAATG GTTATGGACATGTTGGGCCCTAGCCTCTGGGATGTATGGAATTCTTCTGGGCAGAC GATGTCCTCAGAAATGGTAGCTTGTATTGCAGCTGAGTCTCTCTCAATTTTGGAGAAGATGCACTCAAGAGG CTATGTGCATGGAGATGTAAAGCCTGAAAACTTTTTACTTGGTCAGCCATCTACACATCAAGAGAAGAAGTTATTTCTTGTTGACCTTGGATTAG CAACAAAGTGGAAAGACAGCAGTACTGGACAACATGTTGAATATGATCAGCGCCCTGATATGTTTAG GGGAACTGTTCGATATGCTAGTGTTCATGCTCATTTGGGAAGAACTGCCAGTAGGAGAGATGATCTTGAATCTCTTGCTTATACACTCATCTTCCTTCACAAAGGCAGATTGCCATGGCAGGGCTACCAG GGTGACAATAAGTCCTTCTTGGTTTGCAAAAAGAAGATGGCAACATCTCCAGAGATGCTGTGCTGCTTCTGTCCTCCTGCTTTCAGACAGTTTTTTGAAATCGTGGTGAATATGAAATTTGACGAGGAGCCCAACTATTCAAAGTTAATATCTTTGTTTGAGAGCTTGATAGGACCAAATCCAGCTATAAGACCAATAAACACAGAAGGTGCTCAAAAG atcatttgtcaagttGGTCAAAAACGTGGTAGGCTGAATATcgaggaggaagaagatgatgggcAACCTAAGAAGAAAGTCCGTCTTGGAGTTCCTGCTACGCAATGGATTTCTATTTACAATGCTAAGCCACCAATGAAACAGAG GTACCATTATAATGTTGCTGATGGAAGGCTGGGTCAACATGTGGAGAGAGGAATTGCTGATGGTCTGCTTATAAGCTGTGTTGCATCTTCTTCCAATCTTTGGGCATTAATAATGGATGCTGGAACTAATTTTACAAGCCAAGTTTATGAACTATCACCTTTTTTCTTACACAAG GAATGGATAATGGAACAATGGGAGAAGAACTATTACATCAGTTCCATCGCTGGTTCTAACAATGGAAGCTCTCTCGTGGTGATGTCCAAAG GCACTCAATACACTCAACAGTCTTACAAAGTAAGTGATTCTTTTCCCTTTAAGTGGATAAACAAGAAGTGGAGAGAAGGGTTTTATGTGACTTCAATGGCTACTGCTGGAACCCGCTGGGGTGTTGTCATGTCACGCAATGCAGGCTTCAGTGATCAG GTTGTGGAGCTTGATTTTCTGTATCCAAGTGAGGGCATTCACAGAAGATGGGATACTGGCTTTAGAATTACATCAACTGCTGCAACCTTTGATCAAGCTGCTCTCATCTTGAGTGTCCCTAAGCGCAAACCTGGAGATGAAACCCAGGAAACTTTACGCACATCTCTATTTCCAAGCACTCATGTTAAG GAAAAGTGGGCCAAGAACCTCTATCTTGCGTGTTTGTGCTATGGGAGGACGGtttcttaa